One segment of Ricinus communis isolate WT05 ecotype wild-type chromosome 8, ASM1957865v1, whole genome shotgun sequence DNA contains the following:
- the LOC8264852 gene encoding helicase protein MOM1 isoform X8 — protein sequence MPLYLRGEIGRGVTTGLAEQCITNLESKNSSGDFQLDGNQNICLICKLGGKLLCCEGRGCKRSYHLSCLDPLLKDVPPGVWYCLACVRKKIKLGVYSVSEGMESIWDVKEVEVSGLQKKQYLVKYKGLAHVHNQWVPESQLLVEAPSLIAKFNRKTQVQKVNDFLLATKWKSEWTEPHRLLQKRLIEPLKQHDEVQLGCRYEWLVKWHGLDYEQATWELEKASFMELPKVQSLMKDYENRHEKAKRGHCLFGIDKKLEIKNGLLVKLSQLSAGSLTGIDNNRLDFIRYLLDCWQKGQNAVIIDDQLLCLQERIVKVIKFISSLSSYVSRPFLVISTALSLWDEEFCRLTPSLDAVFYHGDKDLRRSIRAVEFVGGEGIMFEVLVTSPEIIAEDLNVLGSVKWEAIIVDDCQRYKVQSSVEQIKGLSTEMRLLLFNGQLKDCCIEHLLALLDCQSDMNGFASLSTKSSHKMGNLKERLSKYIVNGSKSDSLKFVEYWVPVQISNIQLEQYCATLFSNSLFLCSSSKNDLVGALSDILVSIRKCCDHPYLMDPSPEDILTKDAKVVDILDIGIKASGKLQLLQAMLIEIRNRGSRVIVLFQSSGPGKDKIGDILDDFVRQRFGQDSYERIDGCVNQKRKQAALNNFNNQKTRFVFLLESCACLPSIKLSSVDTVIIFGSDWIPANDLRNLRKITLDSQFEQLKVFRLYSSFTVEENVLILAKHDKILDSNVQSISRATTQSLLMRGASYLFRKLDEFQNSSILNTNRSSSFDESSEKDVIRDFLTILSQDAKDNNSSTFSVIVKAKLNQGTYVSDPPLPGERKSQVRDEEFPHRFWKKLLEGKQPEWTFTSGLSQRNRKRVQNSEDILKKPEGEHGEVVKKHKKAANNDVGQNHFESAPFEGNTDTGNNEGNLGGPSHNVHQLMSGSSDHLNASYANHAPSLQSLTNVILDEPSSNMAKSNERINVHDSQKSLHLLLKPDMAKLCEILKLPDNVKAMVQSFLEYVMNNHHVIREPATILQAFQISLCWTAASLLKHKIDHKESLALAKQHLNFGCKKEEADYVYSKFRCLKKVFLYHTGNVMLTCSSENSQSVTRVVNKEYLQARSGQELLQLGLAKQDFSKSIKDIERKCDKQMRKVSQKQQEEIVEFNKKYNEEKAQLEYKQKTEAAVIRLHSNSSMRKNKLKLLDIEYKKKFEELEQQMVIRRKDLEEMHMAARDKLKKRKACWLEGVKSWAQVELINKPPSNKIGHNQENAASVNSYLKKQNPEVIQGMQNKKVPLEVPETVSSDDDDDYLLPGVQSTNEQIFDGVRSDLPDGEAPLRISTAISLRDGLEVNVPSSREQFSNAEVPLGVSEAVSSSDGAEHTNKFTCNEHNNGPTVMRPQNLSMGGSEIANSVGSQENIQGLESSPEAVIGERDGVQALNLENATEVDEEDVVCIANKDPNSRMIAGYQHNEKVSSGAIESASNKAASDNSCKQQNEKALMERTISNDSSDKTAGLGQQDTGAASGVPETALIEEIQGGETSKEQDGMIEAIETVNNEDSQSLGKTAGLGQQDTELLSGVIETAPSDVGDGGSSDTRIGGCAVASCASTRVVQQDLVVPVTNEDNHLQEPSLALQVECLLPTGSTRLQDGVASVSMNPDNLQQVDASVQRQNDIAASPENVDAHVAEHVLQMPPTESAISVNAMDLPSTSETQHQSNHEDFITCNIAGTSMPMVEDQVQCSDLAISQHGTHTTQHLPADIPVHGSGTHVSDTRTLPISSGVNNYTVQTVPPVRVPPLPFYHDPLQVELERLRKEAEQIVNAHENTKLQLKSDCEQEVAQIRKKYEVKLQELESEFLMKKKEMDMNEKKVLMNKILAEAFRSKCMDVKASSAPGIHQEVPSGFVQQLLQRSSQPAIVTGLSSAGQPTSGQQIAIPSAHSTSSLHAAHHSPGHLSGNLTRPPHINNISPATGNLQIGSEIRCPAPHLQPFRPSASTTPSLAVGTSSQQVPSNPPTTSSPPFQPAFRPQPSTQQSHPHNNAHGPETTRFLPPLSRSSLSEIELLMEVDNQTNTNTNTNPSSNLRPLPSLGSDSDPVVRPELVLLNNTRASEACPSEVVCLSDDD from the exons tcttttg GCAACAAAATGGAAGTCAGAGTGGACTGAACCACATCGTTTGCTACAAAAACGATTGATAGAGCCTCTCAAGCAACATGATGAGGTTCAGTTGGGTTGCCGTTATGAGTGGCTTGTAAAATGGCATGGTCTTGATTATGAGCAGGCAACATGGGAGTTGGAAAAAGCTTCTTTCATGGAATTGCCAAAAGTTCAAAGCCTTATGAAAGATTATGAGAATCGTCATGAGAAGGCAAAGAGAGGTCATTGTTTGTTTGGAATAGATAAG AAACTTGAGATAAAAAATGGTTTATTGGTTAAACTATCACAGTTATCGGCTGGAAGTTTGACAGGGATCGACAATAATCGTCTAGACTTTATCCGCTATCTTTTGGACTGCTGGCAAAAGGGGCAGAATGCTGTTATCATTGATGATCAG TTACTATGTCTGCAGGAACGAATTGTGAAggtgattaaatttatttcatctTTGTCCTCCTATGTCTCTCGGCCTTTTCTTGTAATCTCTACTGCGCTTTCTTTGTGGGATGAAGAGTTCTGTCGTCTGACTCCATCTCTTGATGCTGTGTTTTACCATGGAGACAAAGATTTACGAAGAAGTATTAGGGCAGTGGAGTTTGTTGGAGGAGAAGGCATAATGTTTGAAGTACTTGTAACCTCTCCAGAAATTATTgcagag GATCTAAATGTGCTTGGATCAGTAAAATGGGAAGCAATAATTGTTGATGACTGCCAGCGGTATAAAGTACAGTCATCTGTTGAACAAATTAAGGGTTTAAGCACAGAGATGAGGCTTCTGCTTTTCAATGGTCAACTAAAG GATTGCTGCATTGAACATTTGCTGGCTCTGCTTGATTGTCAAAGTGATATGAATGGCTTTGCGAGCTTATCAACTAAATCTAGTCATAAGATGGGTAATTTGAAGGAGAGGTTGTCAAAATATATTGTCAATGGTTCCAAGTCAGACTCTTTGAAATTTGTGGAGTACTGGGTTCCTGTTCAGATATCCAATATACAGCTTGAACAGTATTGTGCTACtctattttcaaattctttatttctttgctCATCCTCAAAGAATGATCTTGTTGGTGCACTTAGCGATATTCTTGTCTCAATCCGGAAG TGTTGTGATCATCCCTATCTCATGGATCCATCACCAGAAGATATTTTGACAAAAGATGCAAAAGTGGTTGACATTTTAGATATTGGAATAAAAGCAAGCGGCAAGCTACAACTTCTTCAGGCAATGCTTATTGAGATAAGAAACAGAGGTTCAAGAGTGATTGTTCTTTTCCAG TCTAGTGGTCCAGGGAAGGATAAGATTGGAGATATTTTGGATGACTTTGTGCGTCAAAGATTTGGTCAGGATTCTTATGAGCGTATCGATGGCTGTGttaaccagaaaaggaagcaAGCTGCTCTAAACAACTTCAACAACCAAAAAACGAGATTTGTCTTTCTATTAGAAAGCTGTGCTTGTTTACCGAGCATCAAACTGTCATCAGTCGATACTGTTATCATATTTGGTAGTGATTGGATCCCAGCAAATGATTTAAGGAACCTACGCAAGATAACACTTGATTCACAGTTTGAACAGTTAAAAGTATTTCGCCTATATTCATCTTTCACTGTGGAAGAGAATGTTTTGATCCTTGCAAAGCATGATAAGATCCTTGATAGCAATGTACAGAGCATAAGCCGTGCTACTACTCAGAGTCTGCTTATGCGGGGAGCTTCATATCTATTCCGTAAGTTGGATGAGTTTCAAAATAGCAGTATCCTGAACACCAACAGAAGTTCATCATTTGATGAGTCGTCTGAAAAAGATGTTATCCGAGATTTTTTGACCATACTTTCTCAAGATGCCAAAGATAACAATTCAAGCACCTTCTCTGTAATCGTGAAAGCTAAATTAAATCAAGGAACTTATGTTTCTGATCCACCATTGCCTGGTGAGCGAAAATCTCAAGTGAGGGATGAAGAGTTTCCCCATagattttggaaaaaattgtTAGAGGGAAAACAACCAGAGTGGACATTTACATCTGGTTTGTCTCAAAGGAACCGGAAAAGGGTTCAAAACTCTGAGGATATTCTCAAGAAACCAGAAGGTGAGCATGGGGAAGTTGTGAAGAAGCACAAGAAAGCAGCCAACAATGATGTTGGCCAAAACCATTTCGAATCTGCTCCATTTGAAGGAAATACTGATACTGGGAACAATGAAG GAAATCTTGGAGGTCCATCTCATAATGTGCATCAATTGATGTCTGGATCAAGTGACCATCTTAATGCAAGTTATGCAAATCATGCTCCGAGTCTCCAAAGTTTGACTAATGTTATATTAGATGAACCATCAAGTAACATGGCTAAGTCaaatgaaagaattaatgTGCATGATTCACAAAAGAGTCTCCATCTCCTTTTGAAACCAGACATGGCAAAACTCTGTGAAATTCTAAAACTCCCA GATAATGTCAAGGCCATGGTTCAAAGTTTCCTTGAATATGTGATGAATAATCATCATGTTATCAGAGAACCAGCAACCATACTGCAGGCATTTCAGATATCCCTG TGCTGGACTGCAGCTTCTTTGCTAAAGCACAAAATTGATCACAAAGAATCTCTTGCACTTGCAAAACAGCATTTAAATTTTGGCTGCAAGAAAGAAGAGGCAGATTATGTGTATTCTAAGTTCCGATGTTTGAAGAAAGTATTTTTATACCATACAGGGAATGTTATGCTAACCTGCTCTTCAGAAAATTCTCAATCAGTGACTAGAGTTGTTAACAAGGAGTATTTACAAGCAAGGTCGGGTCAGGAACTTTTGCAGCTAGGATTGGCAAAacaagatttttcaaaaagtaTCAAAGATATTGAGAGGAAATGCGATAAACAGATGAGAAAAGTCTCACAGAAGCAACAGGAAGAAATAGTGGAATTTAACAAAAAGTACAACGAAGAGAAGGCACAACTTGAGTATAAGCAGAAAACAGAGGCAGCGGTTATTCGTTTACATAGTAATAGTTcaatgagaaaaaataaactcaAGTTACTGGATATTGAATACAAAAAAAAGTTTGAAGAACTTGAACAGCAGATGGTTATACGTCGTAAAGATCTTGAGGAAATGCACATGGCTGCTAGGGACAAgttgaaaaagagaaaagcttGTTGGTTGGAAGGAGTGAAGTCTTGGGCTCAGGtggaattaataaataagccgccttcaaataaaattggaCATAATCAAGAAAATGCTGCCTCAGTGAACTCTTATTTGAAGAAACAGAATCCTGAAGTAATTCAAGGCATGCAAAACAAGAAAGTTCCACTAGAAGTTCCTGAAACAGTAAGTtcagatgatgatgatgactaTCTACTCCCTGGGGTACAGTCTACAAATGAACAGATATTTGATGGGGTAAGATCAGACTTGCCTGATGGAGAGGCTCCACTAAGAATTTCCACAGCTATAAGCTTGAGGGATGGATTGGAAGTAAATGTACCTTCATCTAGAGAACAATTTTCTAATGCAGAAGTTCCATTAGGAGTATCTGAGGCTGTTAGTTCCAGTGATGGTGCAGAGCACACTAATAAATTCACATGTAATGAACATAATAATGGACCTACGGTAATGAGGCCTCAAAACCTTTCGATGGGAGGGTCTGAGATTGCCAATTCGGTTGGCAGCCAGGAGAACATCCAAGGGCTTGAAAGTTCTCCTGAAGCCGTTATTGGGGAGAGAGATGGTGTTCAGGCTCTGAATTTAGAAAATGCTACTGAAGTTGATGAGGAGGATGTAGTTTGTATTGCTAATAAAGATCCTAATTCCAGAATGATTGCTGGATACCAGCATAATGAAAAGGTTTCTTCAGGAGCAATAGAAAGTGCTTCCAATAAAGCAGCGAGTGATAATAGTTGTAAGCAGCAGAATGAAAAGGCTCTGATGGAGAGGACTATAAGCAACGATTCTTCAGATAAAACTGCTGGACTTGGCCAACAGGATACGGGGGCTGCATCAGGGGTGCCTGAAACTGCTCTAATTGAAGAAATTCAGGGTGGTGAAACTAGTAAAGAGCAGGATGGGATGATTGAAGCAATTGAGACTGTCAATAATGAGGACTCTCAATCTTTGGGTAAGACTGCTGGACTTGGCCAGCAGGATACAGAGCTTCTGTCAGGAGTGATTGAAACAGCTCCTAGTGACGTAGGGGATGGTGGTAGCAGTGATACACGGATTGGAGGATGTGCTGTGGCCTCATGTGCTAGTACTAGAGTTGTTCAGCAGGACTTAGTTGTTCCAGTTACTAATGAAGACAATCATCTCCAAGAACCGTCTCTG GCACTGCAAGTTGAATGCCTTTTGCCAACTGGATCAACCAGATTGCAAGATGGAGTTGCATCAGTGAGCATGAATCCTGATAATTTGCAACAAGTTGATGCTTCAGTGCAGCGTCAAAATGATATTGCTGCTAGTCCAGAAAATGTTGATGCACATGTCGCAGAGCATGTGCTGCAAATGCCACCCACAGAGTCTGCTATAAGTGTTAATGCCATGGATTTACCTTCAACTAGTGAAACCCAACATCAGTCAAACCATGAAGATTTTATCACTTGTAACATTGCTGGGACCTCAATGCCAATGGTAGAGGACCAGGTGCAATGCTCAGATTTAGCAATTTCACAGCATGGGACACATACTACTCAGCATCTGCCTGCTGACATTCCTGTTCATGGATCAGGGACACATGTATCAGATACAAGGACCCTACCTATTTCTTCAGGAGTTAATAATTATACTGTGCAAACTGTACCCCCTGTTCGAGTCCCCCCTCTGCCTTTCTATCACGACCCACTTCAAGTTGAATTGGAGAGATTGCGCAAAGAAGCAGAGCAAATTGTCAATGCCCATGAGAACACG AAGCTGCAGTTGAAATCCGATTGTGAACAGGAAGTTGCCCAGATTCGCAAAAAGTATGAGGTCAAACTTCAGGAGCTGGAATCTGAATTCCTcatgaagaagaaagaaatggaTATGAATGAGAAAAAAGTTCTTATGAACAAGATCTTAGCAGAGGCATTCAGGTCGAAGTGCATGGATGTCAAGGCATCTAGTGCACCTGGCATACATCAAG AGGTGCCCTCGGGTTTCGTGCAGCAGCTGCTTCAGCGATCATCACAGCCTGCCATTGTCACTGGTCTGTCTTCAGCTGGTCAACCTACAAGCGGCCAACAGATTGCAATTCCCAGCGCACATAGTACTTCATCTCTGCATGCTGCGCATCATTCTCCGGGACATCTCTCAGGAAATTTAACGAGACCACCTCATATCAACAACATTTCCCCTGCCACTGGCAATCTTCAAATTGGAAGTGAAATTCGTTGTCCGGCCCCACATTTACAACCTTTTAGACCTTCAGCATCCACAACTCCGTCCCTTGCAGTTGGGACCTCGAGTCAACAGGTGCCCAGCAACCCCCCTACAACTTCTTCCCCACCCTTCCAGCCTGCATTTCGGCCACAGCCATCCACACAGCAATCTCATCCCCATAACAATGCACATGGTCCTGAAACTACAAGATTTTTGCCACCTCTTAGTAGGTCCTCTCTATCTGAAATCGAGTTGCTTATGGAGGTAGATAAtcaaacaaatacaaatacaaATACAAATCCTTCCAGCAATTTGCGCCCACTCCCAAGTTTGGGTTCTGACTCGGATCCTGTGGTCCGGCCTGAGCTTGTACTGCTAAATAATACAAGAGCAAGCGAGGCATGTCCAAGTGAGGTGGTTTGTTTATCAGATGATGACTGA